A window of Drosophila santomea strain STO CAGO 1482 chromosome X, Prin_Dsan_1.1, whole genome shotgun sequence genomic DNA:
GCCGGAGTCTTTGTGAGTCCGTGCGGATACGCTGTCATCCGGTTTTGCAGGGATTCGGTTTCCCATGGCCCACGGCCCTCGATTGCAATAAGTTTCCGCGTGAGAACAACCACGAGACCATGTGCATGGAGGGACCGGGTGAAATGCATCAGCCGCAGCACGATCAGGATCTGTATGGGCTACCCGGGCAGGGCATGTCCGGTGGATTGGGCGATAAACTGCCTATGGATTGCTCCGGACTGGCCAAATCGCATCTATATGTGAGGCTACCGCGATCTGGACGCTGTGCACCACTTTGCGAGGCGGACATACTATTCACGCCGGCGGAAAAGCATCTCGCGGAGATCTGGGTATCCACGTGGGCCTACGCGGCTTTAGGTTTGGCCCTGGTGGCCACCGTCTGCCTTTTGGCCAGCGATGGCAGTCGCTTGGCCAGCGCCAAGTGGTCCAGATTGTTGTCACCGCTGATTTGGTGCCACAACATGGTCACCTTGGGTTGGGCAGTGCGCTTTATGGTGGGACGAACGGGCACGGCGTGCGGCACGGATCCCCAGGCGCCCAATGAATCCCTACTCACCGTGGACGGACTGTCCAATGCCTCCTGCGCCAGTGTCTTCCTTATGCGCTACTACTTTGGAATGGCCGCCTGCGCTTGGTATAAGACTAAAACTATACTAAAtataatcgaaattaattgaatttctttgcTGTTCGTAGGTGGGCTGTGCTCTGTTTGGGCTGGCACCGCGACATTCGTCGGCACAGTCCGGATTCCAAGGGCCATGTGGCCATTCCCTCGAACTTTGGCGGCAGCCCGGCGAAGAGGAGCAGTGCCAAGACGGCACAGCAGGATCTTACCCAGAACAACTTTGTGTGCTTCGTGGCGTGGGGATTGCCCGCCTTCCAAACGGCAGCAGTGATCGTGGCCCGCTTTGTGGATGCTGACGAGTTGCTAGGTGAGATGTGCTATAAAAACACCAGAGAACTTGACGAGTAACGCAATCAATTACGCGCTTCTAGGCGCCTGTTTCGTAGGCAATCAGTCGGATAAGGCGCTGCAGATATTGGTGGCCACACCCGTCTTTTGCTACTGGATCTTTGGCTCCATGAATCTGATATCCGGCTATCTGGTGCACTGTCGCACCAAGGAGATCCTGCGGAACAGCAATGCCCTCAGcttgcaacagcaactgcaacagctaAGCGCTCACAGCAGTTCCGGCATTGGCATATTCCTATTCATCTATGGACTCGCATGTGCACTGCTTCTATTGGCTGTCATTTACGAGTTTGCCAACATCGATGTCTGGCTGGGATCGGGTGATACCAATACCCCGCTGTGGCCGTTTTTGCTGCGCGCCTTCATGGAACTGATGTTGGGCATTTGCTGTTTTGCCTGGGTGCTTGGACCGAGCATTTCCACGCTCTACAAGCGACAAGTTAGCAATGGCAAGATGGTAAAGCACACAGCCGCAGGAGCAGCACCTGGACATCTGGACGGGCACAGTAGCTCGCGTGGATCGCATGCGGCTTGCAATAGCACGGTGGTCTCCTATCATTCGGTGCGCCCGTCCATGGCCAGTGCTCCATTGCCGCCGAGTCCGTACAAACTGAAGACTTCACCTGGTGCCGGTTCCATATCGCTCAATCAAATGTCCAACTATTCGCTGGGCAGAAGCGTGCATCACCAGCAGCGTCATTCGccgcatcatcatcatcaccagcagcagcagcaccaccaccaccaccagcactCCCACCACAATCAGCATCATCACTCCACATCCTCGCATCGCCTGTATTATCCGCCAGGTAGCTATGCCTCGCAAAAGTACAGCCAGCATGGCAGCTACTATCCCCATTTGCAGCACTACGGCGATGAGACGCTGCTCTAGTGATCTAGTGTTCTCGTGCTCTAGGCGGGATTAGGTCCAATTTGAGGGCAATGTTTGCCCTGCTTCCAGTCAATGTTCCTGCGGCAGCTGCTGTGCCAAAGTCAGTACTGTACTATAACTTAATGCGGTGAAGTTTGCTTAGGTTAAGGTTTATCTTAAAGGCAAAGCAACTCGAATTCCGATTTTAGTTGCTTTGCCTGACCATAGAACACGATGGCAACCTATCTATGTACTGTGTATATAACCCAGGAAATGTGCTCTTATTTAGTTTAGGCCTTAATCACGAGGTCATAGGTCATCTAGCCAACCCCCCCA
This region includes:
- the LOC120455740 gene encoding frizzled-4, which encodes MKPPSILGLLVVILLHPRNAKSSTSGNPSAIASASSSSPPEIPAFRQCETIRIEMCRKIGYNETSMPNLVGHEMQADVEYTLQTFAPLIEYDCSSQLKLFLCAAYVPMCTPKAPVHAIGPCRSLCESVRIRCHPVLQGFGFPWPTALDCNKFPRENNHETMCMEGPGEMHQPQHDQDLYGLPGQGMSGGLGDKLPMDCSGLAKSHLYVRLPRSGRCAPLCEADILFTPAEKHLAEIWVSTWAYAALGLALVATVCLLASDGSRLASAKWSRLLSPLIWCHNMVTLGWAVRFMVGRTGTACGTDPQAPNESLLTVDGLSNASCASVFLMRYYFGMAACAWWAVLCLGWHRDIRRHSPDSKGHVAIPSNFGGSPAKRSSAKTAQQDLTQNNFVCFVAWGLPAFQTAAVIVARFVDADELLGACFVGNQSDKALQILVATPVFCYWIFGSMNLISGYLVHCRTKEILRNSNALSLQQQLQQLSAHSSSGIGIFLFIYGLACALLLLAVIYEFANIDVWLGSGDTNTPLWPFLLRAFMELMLGICCFAWVLGPSISTLYKRQVSNGKMVKHTAAGAAPGHLDGHSSSRGSHAACNSTVVSYHSVRPSMASAPLPPSPYKLKTSPGAGSISLNQMSNYSLGRSVHHQQRHSPHHHHHQQQQHHHHHQHSHHNQHHHSTSSHRLYYPPGSYASQKYSQHGSYYPHLQHYGDETLL